A genomic segment from Eremothecium gossypii ATCC 10895 chromosome III, complete sequence encodes:
- the PRB1 gene encoding proteinase B (Syntenic homolog of Saccharomyces cerevisiae YEL060C (PRB1) and YOR003W (YSP3)), with product MKLQRAVWPAVALTTAQALLILPQAEDELVVAEAHRGQLVQWMARENQERKAQGAEQQSPLFRVDDVTRAIPHKYIVVFREGVSDEEAAFHMELVEAAHAESVARLDEQHAFFRSTRGENNEFGIAATRAEGGIEGEFALGEQLRGYVGYFTEDMVGLLRSNPHVHFVEEDSMVFASDFTTQNGAPWGLARVSHREKLNSGSFNKYLYDDNSGEGVTSYVIDTGINIDHVDFEDRALWGKTIPNNDADYDGNGHGTHCAGTIASKTYGVAKKANVVAVKVLRSNGTGSMSDVLRGVEYAVKAHRKAAEKADKGFKGSTANMSLGGGRSQALDLAVDAAVDAGIHFAVAAGNENQDACNTSPAASQKAITVGASTLADDRAYFSNWGRCVDLFAPGMNILSTYIGSDTAVATLSGTSMASPHVAGLLTYFLSLQPDGDSEFRNKQTISPEVLKKKVIDFGTKDALSSLPARTANVLIYNGGGADLSDFWGNKPKKVSGPKFTYADDEEAMGSDLDRLIHELESSTDAMFSGFRTILDRMNII from the coding sequence ATGAAGTTGCAGCGTGCAGTTTGGCCGGCAGTGGCGTTGACCACGGCGCAGGCACTCCTCATTTTGCCACAGGCGGAGGACGAGTTGGTGGTGGCGGAGGCGCACCGCGGGCAGTTGGTGCAGTGGATGGCGCGGGAGAACCAGGAGCGCAAGGCGCAGGGCGCGGAGCAGCAGTCTCCGTTGTTCCGCGTGGACGACGTGACGCGCGCCATCCCACACAAGTACATTGTGGTGTTCCGCGAGGGCGTGAGCGACGAGGAGGCGGCGTTCCACATGGAGCTCGTGGAGGCGGCGCACGCGGAGTCGGTGGCGCGCTTGGACGAGCAGCACGCGTTCTTCCGGTCGACGCGCGGCGAGAACAACGAGTTCGGGATTGCGGCCACGCGGGCGGAGGGCGGCATTGAGGGCGAGTTTGCGCTCGGCGAGCAGTTGCGCGGCTACGTGGGGTACTTCACGGAGGACATGGTGGGGTTGTTGCGGTCGAACCCGCACGTGCACTTCGTCGAGGAGGACTCCATGGTGTTTGCATCCGACTTCACCACGCAGAACGGCGCGCCGTGGGGGTTGGCGCGTGTGTCGCACCGCGAGAAGTTGAACTCCGGCTCGTTCAACAAGTACCTCTACGACGACAACTCGGGCGAGGGCGTGACGTCCTACGTCATCGACACCGGGATCAACATCGACCACGTGGACTTCGAGGACCGCGCCTTGTGGGGGAAGACGATCCCCAACAACGACGCGGACTACGACGGCAACGGGCATGGTACGCACTGTGCGGGCACGATTGCGTCCAAGACCTACGGTGTGGCTAAGAAGGCCAACGTCGTTGCGGTCAAGGTGCTACGGTCGAACGGTACCGGCTCGATGTCCGACGTGTTGCGCGGCGTTGAGTACGCGGTGAAGGCCCACCGTAAGGCGGCCGAAAAGGCCGACAAGGGGTTCAAGGGCTCCACGGCCAACATGTCCCTAGGTGGCGGTCGCTCCCAGGCGTTGGACCTGGCTGTCGACGCCGCCGTCGACGCTGGTATCCACTTTGCGGTGGCCGCCGGAAACGAAAACCAGGACGCCTGCAACACCTCGCCAGCTGCGTCGCAGAAGGCCATTACTGTGGGTGCCTCCACATTGGCCGACGACAGAGCATACTTTTCTAACTGGGGCCGCTGCGTTGACCTATTCGCTCCAGGCATGAACATCTTGTCCACCTACATTGGCTCAGATACCGCCGTCGCTACTCTTTCTGGTACATCGATGGCTTCTCCACATGTTGCTGGTCTATTGACCTACTTTTTGTCTTTGCAACCCGACGGAGACTCGGAGTTCCGCAACAAGCAGACGATATCCCCAGAGGtcttgaagaagaaggtCATCGACTTCGGTACAAAGGACGCTTTGAGCAGCCTACCAGCAAGAACCGCCAACGTGTTGATATACAACGGTGGTGGCGCGGACTTGTCCGACTTCTGGGGCAACAAGCCCAAGAAAGTCAGCGGTCCTAAATTCACCTACGCAGATGACGAGGAAGCCATGGGCTCCGACTTGGACCGTCTAATCCACGAGCTTGAGTCTAGCACTGATGCTATGTTTTCCGGTTTCCGGACCATCTTGGACCGGATGAACATCATTTAA
- the SOM1 gene encoding Som1p (Syntenic homolog of Saccharomyces cerevisiae YEL059C-A (SOM1)), with amino-acid sequence MAPPTPVLTREEVAPALATSRDCVLASLTQNECHFDGRGYVCVPFQRLFRECTLNKRRVRIEITERNTNM; translated from the coding sequence ATGGCTCCTCCCACGCCCGTTCTCACACGCGAAGAAGTGGCCCCAGCGTTGGCTACTTCGCGCGACTGCGTGTTAGCGTCACTGACACAGAATGAATGCCACTTTGACGGCAGGGGCTACGTTTGCGTGCCGTTCCAACGCTTGTTCCGCGAGTGCACGCTCAACAAGAGGAGGGTGCGGATCGAGATAACAGAACGAAACACCAACATGTAG
- the PCM1 gene encoding phosphoacetylglucosamine mutase PCM1 (Syntenic homolog of Saccharomyces cerevisiae YEL058W (PCM1)), whose protein sequence is MRTVQEMVKLYDRHRGCGRVYAYGTAGFRSRAEVLAPVVFATGLLACLRSLYLGGAYVGVMLTASHNPPEDNGVKLVDPHGEMLAAEWEKHATALANCASQGQQELLDALHMLVDRLGLDLALRARVVVARDSRASGPQLLDALLDGTRMLEDVEVVDCGMLTTPQLHFLTCACNERGSAAGVREDLYYAHFVAALEELAALHGLETLPFPLVVDTANGVGALKARELFRRSPLFKNRVSIINDNWSQHELLNSGCGADYVKTKQCLPQGISADLLRESLFCSYDGDADRVIFYYIDGQERFHLLDGDKISTLIAKFLQSALLTAGINDDVCLGVVQTAYANGSSTRYLSEVLEVPVSCTPTGVKHLHREAVQKYDVGIYFEANGHGTVIFSEHFTLTVERALENPALSAKARLSLQTLKTFANLINQTIGDAIADMLAVIAILSILHWSPEDWDKQYTDLPNNLVKVVVPDRSMFKTTNAEQQLTSPAGLQELIDDIVMVYDSGRSFVRASGTEDAVRIYAEAASQQQADELATKVSTLVVESTNDPGICN, encoded by the coding sequence ATGCGGACGGTGCAGGAGATGGTGAAGCTGTACGACAGGCATCGAGGATGCGGGCGCGTGTATGCGTACGGGACGGCGGGATTCCGGTCCCGGGCGGAAGTGCTGGCACCAGTGGTGTTCGCTACGGGGCTTCTAGCCTGCCTGCGGTCGCTGTACTTAGGCGGGGCGTATGTGGGGGTGATGCTGACGGCGTCGCACAACCCGCCGGAGGATAACGGGGTGAAGCTGGTGGACCCGCACGGCGAGATGCTGGCGGCGGAGTGGGAGAAGCATGCGACGGCGCTAGCGAATTGTGCGTCGCAGGGGCAGCaagagctgctggacgcgCTGCACATGCTGGTGGACCGGCTGGGGCTGGATCTggcgctgcgggcgcgcgTGGTGGTGGCGCGCGACTCGCGCGCGTCGGggccgcagctgctcgatGCGCTGCTAGACGGGACGCGCATGCTGGAGGACGTGGAGGTAGTGGACTGCGGGATGCTGACgacgccgcagctgcaCTTCCTCACGTGCGCGTGCAACGagcgcggcagcgcggcagGCGTGCGCGAGGACCTGTACTACGCGCACTTTGTTGCcgcgctggaggagctTGCCGCGCTGCATGGGCTCGAGACGTTGCCGTTTCCGCTGGTCGTGGACACGGCGAACGGGGTGGGCGCGCTGAAGGCGCGGGAGCTGTTCCGCCGGAGCCCGCTGTTCAAGAACCGTGTATCAATTATCAATGACAACTGGTCGCAGCACGAGCTACTGAacagcggctgcggcgcggaCTACGTGAAGACGAAGCAGTGCTTGCCGCAGGGTATTTCTGCGGACCTTCTGCGCGAGAGCCTGTTCTGCTCGTACGACGGGGACGCGGACAGGGTTATATTTTACTATATCGATGGGCAGGAGCGGTTCCACCTGTTGGACGGAGACAAAATCTCGACTTTGATCGCGAAGTTTCTGCAGTCGGCGCTGCTCACAGCAGGCATAAACGACGACGTCTGCCTCGGCGTCGTCCAGACCGCCTACGCAAACGGATCCTCCACCAGATATCTGTCGGAGGTTCTCGAGGTGCCTGTATCTTGTACACCGACGGGCGTGAAGCATCTGCATCGCGAGGCGGTACAGAAGTACGACGTGGGCATCTACTTTGAGGCGAATGGCCACGGTACGGTTATCTTTTCCGAGCATTTCACCTTGACGGTAGAACGCGCACTCGAGAACCCTGCATTGTCAGCAAAGGCCAGGCTCTCGCTACAGACTTTGAAAACATTTGCCAATTTAATCAACCAGACCATAGGTGATGCCATTGCCGATATGCTTGCGGTCATCGCGATATTGTCCATATTGCATTGGTCTCCGGAAGACTGGGACAAACAATACACAGACTTACCAAACAACCTGGTTAAGGTGGTCGTCCCCGACAGATCCATGTTCAAAACCACGAATGCCGAGCAGCAACTTACCTCCCCAGCAGGACTTCAGGAGCTGATAGATGATATTGTAATGGTCTATGACAGCGGTAGGTCTTTTGTGAGAGCCAGCGGAACAGAAGATGCTGTCAGAATCTACGCAGAAGCAGCATCCCAGCAGCAAGCGGACGAGCTAGCTACCAAGGTTAGCACTTTAGTCGTCGAATCTACGAACGACCCTGGAATTTGCAATTGA
- the UTP23 gene encoding rRNA-binding ribosome biosynthesis protein UTP23 (Syntenic homolog of Saccharomyces cerevisiae YOR004W (UTP23)) — translation MRQKRAKAYKKQMLVYNHTFKFREPYQVLVDDQIVLETNKSSFDLLKGLKRTLQAEVKPMITQCCMQKLYDTKNQDAIAQGKLYERRRCNHVKEPKEPIECLQSVVAVNGQNRHRYIVASQDIAIRRALRKVPGVPLVYINRAVMVMEPLSSTSEQVSREAEKQKLFKGLNDPKYTGIAENSAPAGAQPAEGAPTLKRKGPKAPNPLSMKKRKVKEEQPTSDASEQKADASKKRRRKHKKATSAETPAESTSD, via the coding sequence ATGCGTCAAAAAAGGGCGAAGGCCTACAAGAAACAGATGCTGGTCTACAACCACACATTCAAGTTCAGAGAACCATACCAGGTCCTTGTGGATGATCAAATAGTGTTAGAGACGAATAAGAGCTCATTTGACCTGCTAAAGGGTCTTAAGCGTACCCTGCAGGCAGAAGTAAAGCCTATGATCACGCAATGCTGTATGCAGAAGCTTTACGATACAAAAAACCAAGATGCGATCGCCCAGGGAAAGCTGTACGAACGGCGGCGCTGTAACCACGTGAAGGAGCCGAAGGAGCCGATTGAGTGTCTGCAGAGCGTTGTTGCTGTGAATGGCCAGAACCGCCACAGATACATCGTCGCGTCGCAAGACATTGCCATACGCCGCGCGCTGAGGAAAGTTCCAGGTGTGCCGCTGGTATACATCAACAGAGCGGTCATGGTCATGGAACCCCTCAGCTCCACTAGCGAACAGGTTAGCCGTGAGGCCGAAAAGCAGAAGCTCTTCAAGGGCCTGAACGACCCCAAATACACAGGGATAGCAGAAAACAGTGCGCCCGCGGGAGCCCAGCCGGCGGAAGGTGCGCCTACGCTCAAGCGTAAGGGCCCCAAAGCCCCGAACCCGTTGAGCATGAAAAAGCGCAAGGTGAAGGAGGAACAGCCCACTAGTGATGCATCCGAACAAAAGGCAGACGCCTCGAAAAAGAGGAGAAGAAAGCATAAGAAGGCCACGTCCGCCGAAACACCAGCTGAGTCAACCTCAGACTGA
- the CIN8 gene encoding kinesin motor protein CIN8 (Syntenic homolog of Saccharomyces cerevisiae YEL061C (CIN8)), whose translation MPDHEVQTRKSRMLDDAQEELNITVAVRCRGRNEREIKAKSSVVVTVPDVTGSNEVSINTTDEVGIAAKMNSRTYTVDKVFGPSADQSLIFKEIAEPLFDDFMKGYNCTVLVYGMTSTGKTYTMTGDEKLYDGQLSDSAGIIPRIMFKLFDALEATDSDFLVKCSYIELYNEELKDLLDESHDSSKRLRIFDSSSMNHSSRASSQSNSPREPEVAHNGFSRRRQRPPPVKANRMSATKQQLSESGSGIYVQNVQEFHIINAREGINVLQKGLKHRQVASTKMNDFSSRSHTIFTIMLYKNCDGELFRVSKMNLVDLAGSENISRSGAQNQRAKEAGSINQSLLTLGRVINSLADKSIHIPFRESKLTRLLQDSLGGNTKTALIATISPAKINADETSSTLEYAAKAKNIKNRPQLGALMMKDILVKNISSELAKIKSDFLSTKSKDGIYMSHEHYQEIVNDLENCQTEIQESKRQIESLTSQNNLLLKDKKASQEVTELQNSKIKKLQSTIEYLYDKIERQHHNETELATTIHKLKEALHTMQGSLKSYETHELRLQNDIKEVLYQGITSYRESMNQHLEKVKVSMLDKNLSIKENINNITTIFDDTLKSVEANGSDMCDTLVKLIKETPSMYLKEFNETVSSLKSELSSYSNALTNKLTEISEENNHLREYLDQHLFKNSTQEVLDLRMESVYQKVKNDSDQLLSKLVSMVGAHVEESRTLMVNSMKDTVNEIIDNERSLFQPIRDRWIASCDNINQCDASHQNFEAKSTSGLDKLKELSDASLKSSEDAVNKAKHRTDSFHDFVQKLCCDQSLKKQMHDISDKHRMLEDHFDDNVKYFKESSKGFEDMDCSIKKIIHEMSPEVGDIKSVETLMERINARTFSPVRPTGKTPSRQVLKNAITSKASSRSMSPIKTLDTNVRIISPVKRGTIEFGAEGPPTKKVR comes from the coding sequence ATGCCTGATCACGAAGTACAGACGAGGAAATCCAGGATGCTTGATGACGCACAGGAAGAGCTGAATATCACCGTGGCCGTGCGTTGTCGTGGGCGAAATGAGAGAGAGATCAAGGCGAAAAGTTCTGTCGTCGTGACGGTGCCGGACGTAACAGGCTCCAACGAGGTTTCCATCAATACAACAGACGAAGTAGGGATTGCGGCAAAGATGAACTCGCGCACATATACGGTCGATAAAGTCTTCGGGCCTAGTGCAGATCAGAGCTTAATCTTTAAAGAAATTGCAGAGCCGTTGTTTGATGACTTCATGAAAGGGTACAACTGCACCGTGCTGGTTTACGGAATGACATCTACGGGTAAGACTTACACGATGACTGGCGATGAAAAACTATATGACGGACAATTGAGCGACTCTGCGGGGATAATCCCAAGAATCATGTTTAAGCTGTTCGATGCCCTAGAAGCCACTGACAGCGATTTTCTGGTCAAATGTTCCTACATCGAGCTTTATAACGAAGAGTTGAAGGACTTACTAGATGAGTCACACGATTCCTCTAAAAGATTGAGGATCTTCGATTCTAGCTCTATGAACCACAGCAGCAGAGCAAGCTCTCAGAGCAACTCTCCGAGAGAACCAGAAGTTGCACATAACGGGTTTAGTAGAAGACGACAACGGCCGCCCCCTGTGAAAGCCAACCGGATGTCAGCAACAAAGCAACAACTTTCTGAAAGCGGCTCGGGCATATATGTTCAGAACGTGCAAGAGTTCCATATTATCAACGCGCGAGAGGGCATTAACGTTCTGCAAAAGGGTTTAAAACACAGGCAAGTAGCTTCAACCAAAATGAACGACTTTTCTAGCAGGTCGCACACTATATTTACCATAATGCTATACAAGAACTGTGACGGGGAGTTATTTCGAGTATCGAAGATGAACCTAGTTGATCTTGCAGGGTCTGAAAACATCAGCCGATCTGGAGCTCAAAATCAAAGAGCAAAGGAAGCAGGCTCAATCAACCAAAGTCTACTGACCTTGGGTCGTGTGATAAACTCCCTTGCAGATAAAAGCATTCATATTCCTTTTCGCGAATCCAAGCTAACGAGACTTCTTCAAGATTCCCTCGGAGGAAATACAAAGACTGCGCTTATAGCAACCATCTCGCCAGCGAAAATCAATGCAGATGAAACTTCGAGTACTCTGGAATATGCGGCCAAAGCAAAGAACATCAAAAATAGGCCGCAGCTTGGTGCTCTCATGATGAAGGATATACTGGTGAAAAATATATCGAGTGAACTTGCCAAAATAAAGTCAGATTTTCTATCGACTAAATCTAAAGATGGTATATATATGAGCCATGAGCATTACCAAGAAATCGTCAATGATTTGGAGAACTGTCAGACAGAAATTCAGGAATCTAAGCGGCAGATAGAGTCTCTAACATCCCAGAACAATCTTCTCTTAAAAGATAAAAAGGCGTCGCAAGAGGTAACTGAGTTGCAGAATAGCAAGATTAAGAAGCTTCAGAGTACTATAGAGTATCTTTATGATAAAATTGAAAGACAACATCACAACGAAACGGAACTTGCGACAACTATTCACAAGTTGAAAGAAGCTCTTCATACTATGCAGGGGTCTTTGAAAAGCTATGAAACACATGAATTGCGACTACAAAATGATATTAAAGAAGTTTTGTATCAGGGCATTACCTCTTATAGAGAATCTATGAACCAACATCTTGAGAAAGTTAAGGTTAGCATGCTGGATAAGAATCTGTCCATCAAAGAAAACATAAATAACATAACCACCATTTTTGACGATACACTCAAGTCTGTGGAGGCAAATGGTTCAGATATGTGTGATACCCTAGTGAAGTTGATTAAAGAAACCCCGTCGATGTACCTGAAGGAATTTAACGAGACAGTATCGTCTCTAAAGTCGGAATTATCCTCTTATTCAAACGCTTTAACTAATAAGTTGACAGAGATTAGTGAAGAAAATAATCACCTACGTGAATATTTGGATCAGCATCTTTTCAAGAATAGTACCCAGGAAGTCCTCGATTTGAGAATGGAGAGTGTTTACCAGAAGGTCAAGAATGATTCTGATCAATTATTATCCAAGCTTGTCTCCATGGTTGGAGCGCATGTTGAAGAGAGCAGAACACTGATGGTAAACTCCATGAAGGACACGGTGAATGAAATTATAGATAACGAGCGTAGCTTATTCCAACCAATCAGAGATCGGTGGATTGCTTCATGTGATAATATCAACCAATGCGACGCATCCCACCAGAATTTTGAAGCGAAATCCACTAGTGGTTTGGATAAACTCAAAGAACTATCTGATGCTTCGTTAAAAAGTTCAGAAGATGCAGTAAACAAGGCTAAACATAGAACGGATAGCTTTCACGACTTTGTTCAAAAACTATGTTGTGATCAGTCTCTGAAAAAACAAATGCATGATATCAGTGACAAGCATAGAATGCTGGAGGACCATTTCGACGACAACGTCAAATACTTCAAAGAATCAAGTAAGGGCTTCGAAGACATGGACTGTTCCATAAAGAAGATCATACATGAGATGAGTCCGGAAGTCGGAGACATCAAGTCTGTGGAAACGTTGATGGAACGGATCAACGCGAGAACATTTAGTCCAGTTAGGCCCACCGGGAAGACGCCATCGAGACAAGTTCTCAAAAATGCTATTACATCGAAAGCCAGTTCTAGATCTATGTCTCCAATCAAGACCCTTGATACAAATGTGCGCATAATATCTCCAGTGAAACGCGGAACGATTGAATTTGGAGCAGAAGGTCCACCGACTAAAAAGGTTAGGTGA
- the FUM1 gene encoding fumarase FUM1 (Syntenic homolog of Saccharomyces cerevisiae YPL262W (FUM1)) produces the protein MLRLSRGCVGSSAARRLMSTAGAPQQFRVETDAFGEIRVPADKYWGAQTQRSLENFRIGGARERMPEPVVRAFGVLKKSAAVVNEQLGTLEPGIAKAIQQAADEVAQGQLMEHFPLVVFQTGSGTQSNMNANEVISNRAIELLGGELGSKQVHPNNHCNQAQSSNDTFPSVMHIAAVTEITRSLLPELEALRVSFQRKTDEFAHIVKIGRTHLQDATPLTLGQEFSGYTQQIANGIARVEHAQESLRFLAQGGTAVGTGLNTRRGFAEQIAAQVSRETGLEFRTAPNKFEALAAHDAVVEASGALNTLACSLFKIANDIRYLGSGPRCGYGELSLPENEPGSSIMPGKVNPTQNEALTQACVQVMGNNAAITFAGASGQFELNVFKPVMIANLLSSVRLLADAARSFRVHCVDGIQANEDRIAKLLHESLMLVTALNPKIGYDAASAVAKNAHKKGITLRASALELGVLTDAEFDEWVVPEKMIGPRD, from the coding sequence ATGCTCAGACTAAGCAGAGGTTGTGTAGGAAGCAGCGCAGCGCGTAGGTTGATGTCGACAGCAGGAGCGCCACAGCAGTTCAGGGTCGAGACGGACGCCTTCGGGGAGATCCGGGTGCCAGCAGACAAGTACTGGGGCGCGCAGACACAGCGGTCGCTGGAGAACTTCCGGATCGGCGGAGCGCGCGAGCGCATGCCGGAGCCGGTGGTGCGCGCGTTCGGCGTGCTCAAGAAGTCTGCGGCGGTGGTCAACGAGCAGCTGGGCACGCTGGAGCCGGGCATTGCGAAGGCGATCCAGCAGGCGGCGGACGAGGTGGCCCAGGGCCAGCTGATGGAGCACTTCCCGCTGGTGGTGTTCCAGACCGGGTCGGGCACGCAGAGCAACATGAACGCCAACGAGGTGATCTCGAACCGCGCGATTGAGCTGCTGGGCGGAGAGCTGGGCAGCAAGCAGGTGCACCCCAACAACCACTGCAACCAGGCGCAGTCGTCGAACGACACGTTCCCGTCGGTGATGCACATCGCGGCGGTGACGGAGATCACGCgctcgctgctgccggagctggaggcgctgcgcgTGTCGTTCCAGCGCAAGACGGACGAGTTTGCGCACATCGTCAAGATCGGGCGCACGCACCTGCAGGACGCGACGCCGCTGACGCTGGGCCAGGAGTTCAGCGGCTACACACAGCAGATCGCCAACGGCATCGCGCGCGTCGAGCACGCGCAGGAGAGCCTGCGCTTCCTCGCGCAGGGCGGCACCGCCGTGGGCACGGGCCTCAACACGCGCCGCGGCTTCGCGGAGCAGATCGCGGCCCAGGTGTCCCGCGAGACCGGCCTCGAGTTCCGCACCGCGCCCAACAAGTTcgaggcgctggccgcgcACGACGCCGTCGTCGAGGCCTCCGGCGCGCTCAACACGCTTGCCTGCTCGCTGTTCAAGATCGCCAACGACATCCGCTACCTCGGCTCCGGCCCCCGCTGCGGCTACGGCGAGCTCTCGCTGCCCGAGAACGAGCCCGGCTCCTCCATCATGCCCGGCAAGGTCAACCCGACCCAGAACGAGGCCCTCACGCAGGCCTGCGTCCAGGTCATGGGCAACAACGCCGCCATCACCTTCGCGGGCGCGTCCGGCCAGTTCGAGCTCAACGTCTTCAAGCCCGTCATGATCGCCAACCTGCTCAGCTCCGTCCGCCTGCTCGccgacgccgcgcgctccTTCCGCGTCCACTGCGTCGACGGCATCCAGGCCAACGAGGACCGCATCGCCAAGCTGCTGCACGAGTCGCTGATGCTGGTCACAGCTCTGAACCCCAAGATCGGCTACGACGCCGCCTCCGCGGTCGCCAAGAACGCCCACAAGAAGGGCATCACCCTCCGCGCGTCCGCGCTCGAGCTTGGCGTCCTGACCGACGCGGAGTTCGACGAGTGGGTCGTCCCCGAGAAGATGATTGGTCCCCGCGACTAA
- the KEL3 gene encoding Kel3p (Syntenic homolog of Saccharomyces cerevisiae YPL263C (KEL3)) — protein sequence MAKKGKKDKDAKKARAEAKSKKSLLKAEQKDKKKAKKLGADDDDDMDIEEVLANFKRQQAEFEAVNVETVERPHQRSSSSLVANPLHNKRELILFGGEYTNQSTGMTHFYNDLFIYSLDTDQWKKYTSQNSPMPRSSAAIAAHPSGVVLIHGGEFSSPKQNTFYHYSDTWLFDCATHEWTKIEQKNGPSSRSGHRMTVWKNYIILHGGFRDLGTSTTYLNDCWLFDITTYKWQQLQFPANHPIPDARSGHSLLPTPEGAILWGGYCKVKAGKGLQKGKILTDCWYLKMKSDVTAIRWERRKKQGFQPSSRAGCSMVHHKGRGILFGGVYDYEETEEGLDSLFYNDLFTYHIETNRWYSVSLRAQRHSKVKSAPKSNRDKDKELEDMLNAILKKANLDDDDGDEDGKTIEEELNKLENDGITETEETKKSYPIVMKLPHPRFNASTAIVDDTLFIFGGVWEQGEKDYMIDSFYSIDMNKVDGVKVYWEDMAAVERAKELGEEDEDDAEDDEDDDSEDDDEEEHSDRKLVAEEEEEEEEEDNEILPEIPDPRPWLPHPKAFESLRAFYVRTGASFLEWAITNKHNTRSDAKGKHLKKHSFDLCQERWWERREQVRIEEDKLEELGGVGEVIEKDFTKPTKRR from the coding sequence ATGGCGAAGAAGGGGAAAAAGGACAAAGACGCCAAGAAGGCGCGCGCTGAGGCCAAGAGCAAGAAATCCTTGCTTAAGGCAGAGCAGAAAGACAAGAAGAAAGCCAAGAAGTTGGGAGCAGACGATGATGATGACATGGACATCGAAGAAGTGCTAGCTAACTTTAAGCGCCAGCAAgcggagtttgaggctgTCAATGTTGAGACAGTGGAGCGGCCGCATCAGAGAAGCAGTTCGTCACTTGTTGCCAATCCTCTGCATAATAAAAGGGAGCTAATTCTCTTTGGCGGTGAATATACGAATCAATCCACAGGTATGACCCACTTTTACAACGACCTATTCATATATTCGCTTGATACGGACCAGTGGAAGAAATACACCTCGCAAAATTCGCCAATGCCAAGGTCCTCTGCAGCTATCGCTGCACACCCGAGCGGCGTGGTGCTCATCCATGGCGGTGAGTTTTCGTCACCGAAGCAGAACACGTTCTATCACTACTCGGATACCTGGCTCTTTGACTGTGCGACCCATGAGTGGACTAAGATTGAACAGAAGAACGGACCGTCTTCTAGGTCTGGTCACAGGATGACTGTCTGGAAAAACTATATTATACTTCATGGTGGATTCAGAGATTTGGGAACCTCGACAACGTATCTGAATGACTGTTGGCTGTTTGACATCACCACATACAAGTGGCAACAGCTCCAGTTCCCTGCTAACCATCCTATACCTGATGCCCGTTCGGGGCATTCGCTGCTACCTACTCCAGAGGGCGCGATTCTGTGGGGCGGATACTGTAAGGTCAAAGCTGGAAAAGGCCTACAGAAGGGTAAAATCCTTACTGACTGCTGGTATTTGAAGATGAAGTCCGATGTAACAGCTATCAGATGGGAGAGAAGAAAGAAGCAGGGTTTCCAACCCTCGTCTCGTGCAGGTTGCTCTATGGTTCACCACAAAGGCCGTGGTATATTGTTCGGCGGAGTGTACGACTATGAAGAAACTGAGGAAGGTCTAGATTCCCTCTTCTACAACGACTTGTTCACGTACCATATAGAGACCAATAGATGGTACTCCGTGTCACTCAGGGCCCAACGGCATTCAAAGGTCAAAAGTGCCCCAAAAAGTAACCGTGACAAGGATAAGGAACTCGAGGACATGTTGAATGCTATTTTAAAGAAAGCTAATCTAGACGATGACGACGGAGATGAGGATGGCAAGACTATCGAAGAAGAGTTGAATAAACTGGAGAACGACGGGATAACAGAGACGGAGGAGACAAAGAAGAGCTACCCTATTGTTATGAAGTTGCCACATCCCAGATTCAATGCGTCCACGGCAATTGTGGATGACACGCTTTTCATATTCGGTGGTGTCTGGGAACAGGGAGAGAAGGACTACATGATAGACTCTTTCTACAGTATCGACATGAATAAGGTTGATGGTGTAAAAGTATACTGGGAAGACATGGCCGCCGTGGAAAGGGCAAAGGAACTCGGTGAAGAGGACGAAGACGATGCAGAAgacgacgaagacgacgaCAGCGAGGATGACGACGAAGAAGAACATAGTGATCGGAAGCTTGTGgcagaggaggaggaagaagaagaggaagaagaCAATGAGATCTTACCTGAAATCCCTGACCCTAGACCTTGGCTACCACACCCTAAGGCGTTTGAATCTTTGAGAGCGTTCTATGTTCGCACAGGTGCATCCTTCCTAGAGTGGGCTATTACAAACAAGCACAATACCAGAAGTGATGCGAAGGGCAAACATTTGAAAAAGCATTCCTTCGATTTATGCCAAGAGCGCTGGTGGGAGAGAAGAGAGCAAGTGCGTATTGAGGAAGACAAACTTGAGGAGCTTGGAGGGGTCGGGGAAGTCATAGAGAAAGACTTCACAAAGCCTACAAAAAGAAGATAG